From Cellulophaga lytica DSM 7489, a single genomic window includes:
- the moaA gene encoding GTP 3',8-cyclase MoaA has protein sequence MLIDNHNRKINYLRLAVTDRCNLRCNYCMPSEGINFAKNNKLFTIEELVKLSEIVVSQGIDKIRITGGEPFVRKDLMVLLRKLAVLNGLNDISITTNATLIGPYISELKQLGITNINVSLDAINKETFNKITRRDTYDTVYSNLIKLISEGFNVRINFIVLDGQNTEDIISILELMKHYNVSIRFLEEMPFNGGSKEFSTIKWDYKSIFNHIKTAFPKIEKLESPATSTSINYKIKGHKSTFGLIPSFSRTFCGSCNRLRISATGDVITCLYAKPSNNLRAILREGNSDEAVKQQILKAVGSRAKTGFEAQKKYDGIFSNSMTSIGG, from the coding sequence ATGCTGATAGACAATCATAATAGAAAAATAAATTATTTACGCTTAGCTGTTACAGATCGATGCAATTTGCGTTGCAATTATTGTATGCCGTCTGAGGGAATTAACTTTGCCAAAAATAATAAGCTTTTTACCATTGAAGAGTTGGTAAAACTTAGTGAAATTGTTGTGTCTCAGGGAATAGATAAAATAAGAATTACTGGTGGCGAGCCTTTTGTACGCAAAGACCTTATGGTTTTACTACGTAAACTAGCTGTTTTAAATGGTTTAAATGATATCTCTATAACCACCAATGCAACATTAATTGGCCCGTATATTAGTGAGTTAAAACAATTAGGTATTACCAATATAAATGTAAGCTTAGACGCTATAAATAAAGAAACCTTTAATAAAATTACACGTAGAGATACGTATGACACGGTTTACAGCAATTTAATTAAATTAATTTCTGAAGGTTTTAATGTACGTATTAATTTTATTGTTTTAGACGGACAAAATACAGAGGATATAATTTCTATTTTAGAACTAATGAAGCATTACAACGTTTCTATTAGGTTTTTAGAAGAAATGCCATTTAATGGAGGTTCTAAGGAGTTTTCAACCATAAAATGGGATTACAAAAGTATATTTAATCATATTAAAACTGCTTTTCCTAAAATTGAAAAATTAGAGTCTCCTGCTACATCAACTTCTATCAATTATAAAATTAAAGGCCATAAAAGTACTTTTGGTTTAATACCGTCTTTTAGTAGAACATTTTGTGGGTCTTGTAACAGGTTGCGTATTTCTGCCACCGGAGATGTAATTACGTGTCTATATGCCAAACCAAGCAATAATTTAAGAGCTATTTTAAGAGAAGGAAATTCTGATGAAGCTGTAAAACAACAAATTTTAAAAGCAGTAGGCAGTAGAGCAAAAACAGGATTTGAAGCTCAAAAAAAATACGATGGTATTTTTAGCAATTCAATGACATCTATTGGCGGATAA
- a CDS encoding NTP transferase domain-containing protein, which translates to MNKTELYGLVLAGGKSTRMGTDKGAITYHNIPQREYLYNLLAQLCSKTYYSIREDQKKEFSNTTNVIVDENKFKGPYNGLLSAYNTNSNVAWLIVACDLPLLDLTALQQLIKERDNTKLATAFATKESKLPEPLCAIWEPEALQKSEAYLNAGNGSCPRKFLINSDCKLVYPEQDKVLLNANSKEEYDVALQKIEEQLAK; encoded by the coding sequence TTGAATAAAACGGAACTATACGGACTAGTATTAGCTGGTGGTAAAAGCACTAGAATGGGAACAGACAAAGGTGCAATTACCTACCATAATATTCCGCAAAGAGAATATTTATACAATTTACTAGCACAACTATGTAGTAAAACGTATTACAGTATTAGAGAAGATCAAAAAAAAGAATTTTCTAATACTACAAATGTTATTGTAGATGAAAATAAATTTAAAGGACCGTACAATGGTTTGTTAAGTGCATATAATACCAACTCTAATGTAGCTTGGTTGATTGTAGCTTGTGATTTACCTTTGCTAGACTTAACTGCTCTACAGCAACTAATAAAAGAAAGAGATAACACTAAACTGGCAACTGCTTTTGCTACTAAAGAAAGTAAACTACCAGAACCTTTATGTGCAATTTGGGAGCCAGAGGCTTTGCAAAAATCTGAAGCGTATTTAAATGCAGGTAATGGTAGTTGTCCGCGTAAATTTTTAATTAATTCAGATTGTAAACTTGTGTATCCAGAACAAGATAAAGTATTGCTTAATGCAAACTCTAAAGAAGAATATGATGTTGCATTGCAAAAAATAGAAGAACAACTTGCTAAATAA
- a CDS encoding HesA/MoeB/ThiF family protein, whose translation MNMRYIRQTVLKEFGDAAQEKLAKAKVLVVGVGGLGIPVLQYLNAMGVGTLGLVEADTVDITNLQRQVLYTEAEVGASKLATAIEKLKAQNSNTLFKQYNTFLAKDNVLDIVSGFDVVVDASDNFATRYLVNDACIILNKPFVSGAIQGFEGQLSVFNYKGGPTYRCLFPNMPSANEIPNCNENGVLGVVPGIIGNLQALETVKLLTGVGEVLSGELLLFNGLHQTYNKIKFAAVNKNLKRTELEDSYGDNGCATGASITIKEFKELVDNNTNFQLIDVRTINEYNVYHIPNSIHIPLAELDFHLSKIKNNTTTYVICQSGKRSKIAQNQLAEKTINVVNVEGGINAFKSIEIV comes from the coding sequence ATGAATATGAGGTACATTAGACAAACTGTTTTAAAGGAGTTTGGTGATGCTGCACAAGAAAAACTAGCTAAAGCAAAGGTTCTAGTTGTTGGTGTAGGCGGTTTAGGTATTCCTGTTTTACAATACTTAAATGCAATGGGTGTTGGTACTTTGGGTTTGGTAGAAGCAGATACTGTAGATATTACCAATTTACAACGTCAGGTATTGTATACAGAAGCTGAGGTTGGAGCATCTAAGTTAGCAACAGCTATAGAAAAGTTAAAAGCTCAAAATAGCAATACATTATTTAAACAGTACAATACATTTTTAGCAAAGGATAATGTTTTAGATATAGTTTCTGGTTTTGATGTGGTTGTAGATGCTTCGGATAATTTTGCTACTAGATATTTAGTTAACGATGCTTGCATTATTTTAAACAAACCTTTTGTTTCTGGAGCAATACAGGGTTTTGAAGGTCAGCTAAGCGTTTTTAATTATAAAGGCGGACCAACATACCGTTGTTTGTTTCCTAATATGCCTTCTGCTAATGAAATACCTAATTGTAATGAAAACGGAGTGCTTGGTGTAGTGCCTGGTATAATTGGTAATTTACAAGCTTTAGAAACTGTAAAGTTACTAACGGGAGTAGGAGAGGTGTTGTCTGGAGAATTATTATTATTCAATGGTTTGCATCAAACTTATAATAAAATAAAATTTGCAGCTGTAAATAAGAATTTAAAACGTACTGAACTGGAAGATTCTTATGGTGATAATGGTTGTGCTACAGGAGCATCAATCACAATTAAAGAATTTAAAGAGTTAGTTGATAATAATACCAATTTTCAATTGATAGATGTGCGTACTATTAATGAGTACAATGTTTATCATATTCCAAACTCTATACATATACCACTTGCAGAGTTAGATTTTCATCTATCTAAAATAAAAAATAATACCACAACATATGTTATTTGTCAGTCTGGTAAACGTAGCAAAATAGCGCAAAACCAACTAGCAGAAAAAACTATAAATGTAGTAAATGTAGAAGGTGGTATAAATGCTTTTAAAAGCATAGAAATAGTGTAA